In one Neobacillus sp. CF12 genomic region, the following are encoded:
- a CDS encoding ECF transporter S component: protein MKSRMLILLALFSALSAVGAAIKIPAIVGSVAFDVFPALLAAALLGSGAGAIVGALGHLLSALIAGFPLGPMHGLIAIEMAVLVYIFGVLYKKNKKVIASILFILANAFAAPLPFLFLMNSAFYVAIVPSLLIGSIINTVIALAAIPRLKALVKQDIIKSEIKL from the coding sequence ATGAAAAGTAGAATGCTCATTTTACTGGCATTGTTTTCAGCATTATCCGCAGTTGGGGCTGCGATAAAAATTCCGGCAATCGTAGGCAGTGTAGCTTTTGACGTATTTCCAGCTTTACTTGCTGCTGCCTTGTTAGGGAGTGGAGCAGGTGCCATTGTTGGTGCGTTAGGGCATTTGTTATCTGCCTTAATCGCGGGATTTCCATTAGGACCAATGCATGGTCTAATTGCAATTGAAATGGCCGTTCTCGTCTATATATTTGGTGTTCTTTATAAAAAGAATAAAAAGGTTATCGCTAGTATTTTATTTATCCTTGCAAATGCATTTGCCGCCCCATTGCCGTTTTTATTTTTAATGAATAGTGCATTTTATGTTGCAATTGTTCCTTCATTATTAATCGGATCCATAATCAATACTGTTATCGCTTTGGCGGCAATCCCACGGCTAAAAGCTTTAGTCAAACAAGATATAATTAAAAGCGAAATAAAGTTATGA
- a CDS encoding PBP1A family penicillin-binding protein: MEKLRPFWEMIVRFWKKKHLTQLLLLVILIVVLVTIVYFGWLASRANVQTLKQGLSQPTVIYDHTGKVATNVATNRTGGAKIEKLPKYVPGAVVAIEDERFYEHNGFDLKGITRALFNNLFAGEITGGGSTLTQQLAKNALLSPEQTYKRKAEELFLAVKIEKVYKKEEILQMYLNQVYFGGGAWGISNASKRYFDKDIKDVTISESALLAGLLQSPSYLDPTKNYDVAMKRRDVVLGKMNELGMITKEQYSAAKEEKIKITSGSGNFVERKYPYYVDAVLNEAITKYGLTQEEILTRGYVIYTELDQNLQTELEKVMNNKSLFPKGKGDTIVQSGSVLTDPASGGVRALVGGRGEHVFRGFNRATQLKAQPGSTIKPLAVYTPALEEGYTFDSELIDEPTSFGEYKPENFSKTYQGKVQLYKALEDSLNIPAVWLLNKIGLEKGLDSLKSFGLPIEKEDRNLAIALGGMSKGISPEQLANAFSAFPNGGKRNDSHLITKIVGPTGNTIAEREPKTTKVTSKENADEMTSMLLNVVEAGTGKKAHIPGVQIAGKTGSTQLPFNDINGTKDQWMVGYTPNLVAAIWIGYDQTDREHYLPSNSSGNVVPIFKEIMKASLPHLPTQNFDVLSINDQLAGKTQTREEIKKQAEKISKELNQNAQKLGEKIQEKAPVWKKGLEDAMYSVGKGIDTLIQKLKGLSE; this comes from the coding sequence ATGGAGAAATTACGCCCATTTTGGGAAATGATTGTCCGATTCTGGAAAAAGAAACATCTAACTCAGCTTTTATTATTAGTCATTTTGATTGTGGTGCTTGTAACCATCGTCTATTTCGGCTGGCTTGCATCGAGGGCAAATGTCCAGACCTTAAAGCAGGGTCTTAGCCAACCGACCGTTATTTATGATCATACCGGGAAAGTTGCAACGAATGTTGCAACCAATCGGACAGGTGGTGCCAAAATTGAGAAGCTCCCGAAATACGTTCCTGGTGCAGTTGTAGCGATTGAAGATGAACGCTTCTACGAACATAACGGCTTTGATCTTAAGGGGATCACTAGGGCGTTATTCAATAATTTATTTGCAGGTGAAATTACAGGCGGCGGTAGTACACTTACCCAGCAATTAGCAAAAAATGCATTGCTATCACCTGAGCAAACCTATAAGCGAAAAGCGGAGGAGTTATTTTTAGCGGTAAAGATTGAAAAAGTATATAAAAAAGAGGAAATTCTGCAAATGTACTTAAACCAGGTATATTTTGGCGGCGGTGCATGGGGGATTAGTAATGCCTCAAAAAGATATTTTGACAAAGATATAAAAGACGTTACCATCAGTGAGTCCGCCCTGCTAGCAGGATTACTGCAATCACCGAGTTACCTCGACCCAACGAAGAACTATGACGTTGCTATGAAACGAAGAGATGTCGTTCTTGGCAAGATGAATGAACTTGGTATGATTACGAAAGAACAATACAGTGCAGCAAAAGAAGAAAAGATTAAGATTACTAGCGGCAGTGGAAATTTTGTAGAACGGAAATATCCATATTATGTGGATGCAGTCCTAAATGAAGCCATTACTAAATATGGATTAACACAGGAAGAAATCTTAACAAGAGGATATGTGATTTATACCGAGCTAGATCAAAACCTGCAAACTGAACTCGAAAAGGTAATGAATAATAAATCGCTATTTCCAAAGGGAAAAGGCGATACTATCGTTCAAAGCGGTTCCGTATTAACGGACCCCGCTAGTGGAGGTGTACGAGCACTGGTAGGAGGCCGTGGGGAGCATGTATTCAGAGGGTTCAACCGTGCCACTCAATTAAAGGCTCAACCAGGTTCAACGATAAAACCCCTTGCGGTTTATACTCCAGCCCTTGAGGAAGGTTATACATTTGACTCGGAGCTCATTGATGAGCCTACTTCTTTTGGTGAGTACAAACCTGAGAATTTTTCCAAAACCTATCAGGGCAAGGTTCAATTATATAAAGCACTGGAGGATTCCTTAAATATTCCAGCAGTTTGGCTTTTAAATAAAATTGGACTTGAGAAAGGATTAGATTCACTCAAAAGCTTTGGATTGCCAATCGAAAAAGAGGATAGAAATCTGGCCATCGCGTTAGGGGGAATGAGTAAAGGTATCTCTCCGGAACAATTAGCAAATGCCTTCTCCGCTTTCCCAAATGGCGGTAAGCGTAATGACAGTCATCTTATTACAAAAATTGTCGGTCCTACTGGAAACACTATTGCCGAACGGGAGCCTAAGACGACAAAGGTAACTTCAAAGGAGAATGCCGATGAAATGACATCGATGCTTCTAAACGTAGTCGAAGCTGGAACAGGTAAAAAAGCTCATATACCAGGTGTTCAGATAGCAGGAAAAACGGGGTCGACCCAGCTTCCATTTAATGATATTAACGGAACAAAGGATCAATGGATGGTTGGTTATACCCCGAATCTGGTGGCAGCGATTTGGATTGGATATGATCAAACGGACCGCGAGCATTATCTTCCAAGTAACAGTTCAGGGAATGTGGTTCCGATTTTCAAGGAAATCATGAAGGCATCTTTACCACATTTACCAACGCAAAACTTTGATGTTCTCTCGATTAATGACCAACTGGCCGGTAAAACGCAAACCAGAGAGGAAATCAAAAAGCAGGCAGAGAAAATCAGCAAAGAATTAAACCAAAATGCTCAAAAACTGGGTGAAAAGATTCAAGAAAAGGCTCCTGTTTGGAAAAAAGGATTGGAAGATGCCATGTATTCCGTCGGAAAAGGCATCGATACTCTCATCCAGAAACTGAAAGGTCTATCAGAATGA
- a CDS encoding RNA polymerase sigma factor SigX, producing METIFNELYKKYHHELFNFLYYMVQNREQAEDLVQEVYIRVLKSYQHIKGESSEKTWLIAIARNVAIDFFRKHKGLNQRTLNKVEILYLPIKDESPLPEEIIFQSEEKRLMYRCLEKCTIDQRSVIILRYIQEFSILETAHVLGWKESKVKTTQHRAIKQLKALMNENLRKELAG from the coding sequence GTGGAAACAATTTTCAATGAATTATATAAAAAATATCATCATGAACTTTTTAATTTCCTTTATTATATGGTCCAAAATAGGGAGCAAGCAGAGGACCTTGTTCAAGAAGTGTATATTCGTGTATTGAAATCCTACCAGCACATTAAGGGAGAGAGCAGTGAGAAGACATGGCTGATTGCTATTGCACGTAATGTTGCGATTGACTTCTTTCGAAAACATAAGGGATTGAATCAACGAACGCTTAACAAAGTAGAAATTTTATATCTGCCGATTAAGGATGAATCACCATTACCAGAAGAAATTATTTTTCAATCGGAAGAAAAGAGATTAATGTACCGCTGCCTTGAAAAATGCACGATTGATCAAAGAAGTGTTATTATCCTCCGGTATATCCAGGAGTTCTCGATTTTAGAGACTGCTCATGTATTAGGCTGGAAGGAGAGTAAAGTGAAGACAACACAGCATCGAGCCATTAAACAATTAAAAGCCCTAATGAATGAGAACTTACGTAAGGAGTTGGCTGGATAA
- a CDS encoding FtsX-like permease family protein: protein MKLKDQFRFVKQNMKKNRTRVFMTILATAMGCAFLIVLASVGFGLQKSVVKEITEGGIVTQIDVYGQETDDGNGYRQLEDKDVQTFEKLKDVKSVTTRKLLQQEGTYSIGNYQLSTQTVVADFPSEIKAGFELSKGRLAKGQDEVVVGFHFPLNLAVIGESKKEWFDDKGQLKEEFRFNGELIGEKINLTVQKLEEGKQVEKIIPVTVVGITKKPTKEWQEDRSVYISANILKEIESFTGTPKGIVLDSNSEVDLTQLEVDRNTFDDVKIHAKNMEAVQGIADKLKEEKYATYSVVNELKQVNLMFAIAKVGLIFIGTIAILIASIGIYNTMTMAVTERAPDIGIMKAIGATPRTIKRIFLLESSYIGLIGALIGTIVSYGISYTVNFAIPLIIKQAFNEEMPPELIFSDIPLSLPIICVVICLGVTILSGLRPAQRATKVDVLKAMRREV from the coding sequence ATGAAATTGAAAGACCAATTCCGTTTCGTTAAGCAAAATATGAAGAAAAATAGAACGAGAGTGTTTATGACCATACTTGCAACAGCGATGGGTTGTGCCTTCCTTATTGTCCTTGCATCCGTTGGCTTTGGTTTACAAAAATCCGTAGTCAAGGAGATTACGGAGGGTGGTATTGTCACACAGATTGATGTTTATGGACAGGAAACCGATGATGGAAACGGTTATCGCCAATTAGAAGATAAAGATGTTCAAACATTTGAAAAACTTAAGGATGTAAAATCAGTAACAACAAGAAAATTGCTGCAGCAGGAAGGTACTTATTCAATTGGGAATTATCAACTAAGTACCCAAACCGTGGTCGCTGACTTTCCTTCTGAAATAAAAGCAGGTTTTGAATTGTCAAAAGGCCGTCTGGCAAAAGGGCAGGATGAAGTAGTGGTCGGATTTCATTTTCCACTTAATCTTGCCGTAATAGGGGAGTCAAAGAAAGAGTGGTTTGATGATAAAGGACAATTGAAAGAAGAGTTTCGTTTTAATGGGGAACTTATTGGAGAAAAAATAAATCTTACTGTCCAAAAACTCGAGGAGGGCAAACAGGTAGAGAAAATTATACCTGTAACCGTTGTCGGTATAACCAAAAAACCAACGAAGGAATGGCAAGAGGATAGAAGTGTTTATATTTCAGCGAATATCTTGAAGGAAATTGAATCATTTACAGGAACTCCAAAAGGGATTGTATTAGATTCAAATAGTGAGGTGGATTTAACTCAACTTGAAGTTGATCGAAATACTTTTGATGATGTGAAAATTCATGCGAAGAATATGGAAGCCGTCCAGGGGATAGCGGATAAATTAAAAGAAGAGAAATATGCAACGTATTCGGTAGTCAATGAATTGAAGCAAGTAAATTTAATGTTTGCTATTGCAAAAGTAGGACTAATCTTTATAGGGACAATTGCAATTCTAATCGCTTCAATCGGAATCTACAATACTATGACAATGGCCGTAACAGAGCGCGCACCCGATATTGGAATTATGAAAGCAATCGGAGCAACTCCTCGTACCATAAAACGAATTTTCCTTTTGGAAAGCAGTTATATTGGGCTGATTGGGGCATTAATCGGTACAATCGTTTCCTACGGAATTAGTTATACAGTAAATTTTGCAATTCCTTTAATCATTAAACAGGCATTTAATGAGGAAATGCCTCCTGAACTTATTTTTAGTGATATACCACTGAGTCTTCCGATTATTTGTGTGGTCATCTGTTTGGGAGTAACGATCCTTTCTGGTCTTCGTCCTGCTCAACGAGCAACCAAAGTTGATGTACTTAAGGCCATGAGAAGAGAAGTTTAA
- a CDS encoding ABC transporter ATP-binding protein gives MITIKQLSHEFVVGKKGKQTVIPILKDISFEVEKGEIVTIVGRSGSGKSTLLNLVSGFIHPKEGEIWINGELVSQLNETKFADFRIKNLGFIFQSFQLIPSMTAFQNVELPLILKGVSEIKRKQQTEEMLAKVGLLEYKEHYPGELSGGQQQRVSIARALIVNPPIILADEPTGSLDSETEEDLLTFIKELNTDLGITFLIITHDEKVAEIGHRTIELKDGRISEGVLV, from the coding sequence ATGATTACAATAAAACAGTTAAGTCATGAATTTGTGGTAGGAAAAAAAGGAAAGCAAACAGTAATCCCCATCCTAAAAGATATTTCGTTTGAAGTTGAAAAAGGGGAAATCGTCACCATTGTTGGCAGGAGTGGTTCGGGTAAATCAACTCTTTTAAATCTAGTAAGTGGATTCATTCACCCAAAGGAGGGTGAAATCTGGATTAACGGCGAGTTGGTGTCGCAATTAAATGAGACAAAATTTGCAGATTTTAGAATCAAAAACCTTGGTTTTATCTTTCAAAGCTTTCAATTGATTCCTAGTATGACAGCCTTTCAGAATGTGGAACTTCCATTAATATTAAAAGGGGTCAGCGAAATCAAAAGGAAACAACAAACAGAAGAAATGCTGGCGAAAGTCGGATTGTTAGAATACAAGGAACACTATCCAGGAGAATTATCGGGGGGACAGCAGCAGAGGGTGAGTATTGCTCGCGCCTTAATCGTTAATCCACCTATCATTCTAGCAGATGAGCCAACGGGAAGTCTCGACAGTGAAACGGAAGAGGATTTATTAACGTTTATCAAAGAGTTGAATACTGATTTAGGAATTACCTTTTTGATTATTACACATGACGAGAAGGTAGCGGAGATTGGTCATCGAACGATTGAGTTGAAAGATGGACGTATTAGCGAGGGGGTGCTTGTATGA
- a CDS encoding HAMP domain-containing sensor histidine kinase produces MTKPVSVITAAAEQLASGKLSTRIPKEKDDEIGKLANTLNYMAKKIEKNEQLKNEFIASVSHELRTPLTSIKGWAVTLQSMSEDVFFQDGLEIISKESDRLNGLLNELLDFSSLSSGRLPLVFDKVSLPALIKQVVQQLEPRGVRQGLKVMVQIDESIEEISADYNRLKQVLINLVDNALKFTPSGGLITVNLVRDKTEAVITITDTGVGISDAELKLVKDKFYKGKSQAAGSGLGLAIVDEIIQAHHGLLSLTSKEGSGTTAEIRLPLN; encoded by the coding sequence ATCACCAAGCCAGTAAGTGTGATTACAGCAGCGGCTGAACAACTTGCTTCTGGAAAACTCTCGACGCGAATCCCGAAGGAAAAAGATGATGAAATTGGTAAATTAGCAAATACATTAAACTATATGGCCAAGAAAATTGAAAAAAATGAACAATTGAAGAATGAGTTTATTGCTTCCGTGTCGCATGAACTCAGGACGCCGTTAACCTCTATTAAAGGATGGGCTGTTACCTTACAATCCATGTCGGAGGATGTTTTTTTTCAAGATGGATTAGAAATTATTTCGAAGGAAAGTGATCGATTAAACGGCTTGCTAAATGAATTATTGGATTTTTCTAGTTTATCATCTGGAAGACTTCCATTAGTATTTGACAAAGTCTCCCTGCCAGCCTTAATAAAGCAAGTTGTCCAGCAATTGGAGCCAAGAGGCGTTAGGCAAGGTCTAAAGGTTATGGTGCAGATTGATGAGTCGATAGAAGAGATTTCTGCAGACTATAATCGACTTAAGCAGGTACTGATTAACCTGGTTGACAATGCATTGAAGTTTACACCGAGTGGCGGTTTAATTACGGTCAATCTTGTGAGAGATAAGACGGAGGCAGTAATTACGATTACTGATACCGGGGTTGGAATTTCGGATGCAGAGCTTAAGCTTGTAAAGGATAAATTTTATAAAGGGAAGTCACAAGCAGCCGGAAGTGGATTAGGTCTGGCTATAGTTGATGAGATTATCCAGGCACATCACGGTCTTCTTTCCCTGACGAGTAAGGAAGGCAGTGGAACAACAGCTGAAATCCGCCTGCCTTTAAACTAG
- a CDS encoding response regulator transcription factor encodes MTNAKILVVEDEVPIRKLIVFNLQRSNYEVIEAGDGKEAIRLVHDQSPALVLLDLMLPDMDGFEICTKLRESHPALPIVIVSARGQDMEKIMGLELGADDYIVKPFNPLELVARIRTVLRRTNQISPKTPVNVISTGPFVLETKTQRLYKSGQLVKLTAREYQLIKLFFDRFNEPITRDELLDEIWGINYFGDPKTVDVHIRRLSEKIEEDPSHPIHLKTIWGFGYCFQVSEKQQ; translated from the coding sequence ATGACTAACGCTAAGATTTTAGTGGTTGAGGATGAAGTACCTATTCGTAAGTTAATTGTATTTAACCTACAAAGATCAAATTATGAGGTAATAGAAGCAGGGGATGGGAAAGAAGCGATTCGGCTTGTTCATGACCAATCCCCTGCTTTAGTGTTGTTAGATTTAATGCTCCCTGATATGGATGGGTTTGAGATTTGTACAAAACTTAGAGAAAGTCACCCGGCGCTGCCCATTGTCATCGTTTCAGCACGAGGGCAGGATATGGAAAAGATAATGGGGTTAGAACTAGGTGCTGATGATTATATTGTGAAGCCATTCAACCCGTTAGAATTGGTCGCGAGAATTCGTACAGTTCTGAGAAGAACAAACCAAATCAGTCCAAAGACCCCCGTAAATGTGATAAGTACTGGACCTTTTGTTTTGGAAACGAAAACGCAGCGATTATATAAATCTGGTCAGTTAGTTAAGTTAACCGCTAGAGAATACCAATTAATAAAGTTGTTTTTTGATCGATTTAATGAGCCCATTACTAGGGATGAACTTTTAGATGAAATATGGGGAATCAATTACTTTGGTGATCCGAAAACCGTCGATGTCCATATTAGGAGACTAAGTGAAAAAATCGAAGAGGATCCTTCCCATCCTATTCATCTAAAGACGATCTGGGGTTTTGGCTATTGCTTTCAAGTGAGTGAGAAACAACAATGA
- a CDS encoding ATP-binding protein: MKKMNLVLLFLITSFIWIYVSNYVITHYIPSSFDYYVERGKEIFYIIVTGGIFYFFILNKEELNSTKEQEKRLSTLINSMVDFVNFKDGEGRWIQANDFGLKLFQLENVNYLGKKDSELAQYTEFYSDALKYCEVSDEETWENGTVTRCEEVVPLPDGTSKIFDTIKVPLFHEDGSREGLVIIGRDITTLRQTEERLSRTEKLSVVGELSASVAHEIRNPLTSLKGFVQLLQMEDDKHQDYYQIMLDELNRINHIVGELLLLAKPQHLKYTKMAIQKVLNDVISLLAVEATLYNVQIEVNFPKEDIIIECEPNQLKQLFINVIKNSIEASQNDSTITISLFRLEQDKISITVKDNGCGISKERLEKIGEPFYSSKEKGTGLGLTVSFKIVQSHNGTINFESEIGTGTLVNITLPMLQNSSPAKS; this comes from the coding sequence ATGAAGAAGATGAACTTGGTATTATTGTTCTTAATAACCAGCTTTATATGGATATATGTAAGTAATTATGTAATAACCCACTACATTCCCTCATCTTTCGATTATTATGTTGAAAGAGGAAAAGAGATCTTTTATATTATTGTAACTGGCGGAATTTTTTATTTCTTTATCCTTAACAAAGAAGAACTGAATTCCACCAAAGAACAAGAAAAACGTTTATCTACTCTCATAAATTCAATGGTTGATTTTGTGAACTTCAAAGATGGCGAAGGTCGATGGATTCAAGCCAATGATTTTGGTTTAAAATTATTTCAACTCGAAAATGTCAATTATTTGGGTAAGAAAGACTCTGAATTAGCGCAATACACTGAATTCTATTCAGATGCACTTAAGTACTGTGAAGTATCTGATGAAGAAACGTGGGAAAATGGTACGGTAACTCGTTGCGAGGAAGTTGTACCTCTCCCAGATGGCACATCAAAAATTTTTGATACGATTAAGGTACCACTGTTCCATGAGGATGGAAGCAGAGAGGGTTTAGTTATTATTGGCCGTGATATTACTACACTAAGACAGACAGAAGAACGTCTTAGCAGAACGGAAAAACTTTCGGTTGTTGGCGAGTTATCTGCAAGTGTCGCTCATGAGATTAGAAATCCACTAACATCATTAAAAGGATTTGTCCAATTATTGCAAATGGAGGACGATAAACATCAAGATTATTATCAAATCATGCTTGATGAATTGAATCGAATTAACCACATTGTTGGTGAATTATTACTCTTAGCAAAACCACAGCATTTAAAATATACAAAAATGGCGATTCAAAAAGTATTAAATGATGTTATTTCCTTATTAGCTGTTGAAGCAACCCTTTACAATGTTCAAATTGAGGTTAATTTTCCAAAAGAGGATATCATCATTGAATGTGAGCCAAACCAATTAAAACAATTATTTATTAACGTTATCAAAAATTCAATTGAAGCGTCGCAGAATGATAGTACAATTACAATTAGCCTCTTTCGATTGGAACAAGACAAAATATCGATTACAGTAAAAGACAATGGTTGTGGGATTTCAAAAGAACGGTTAGAAAAAATTGGAGAACCCTTCTACTCATCTAAGGAAAAAGGGACAGGCTTAGGCTTAACAGTAAGTTTTAAGATTGTCCAATCTCACAATGGCACTATCAACTTTGAAAGTGAGATTGGCACAGGTACTTTAGTCAACATTACGTTACCGATGCTGCAAAATTCCTCTCCTGCAAAAAGTTAA
- a CDS encoding DL-endopeptidase inhibitor IseA family protein, with amino-acid sequence MRGKNLKVAVMLVVSLVLLSSCNLFPAPESLIKAPKQVKGMNQGQDLFSIAQRNLPKGSKLTVPEGPVGMDPVISIDLDGDTKDEALVFYQSTNIDNQVGAFVLKKDAKGWGKIFIIKGSGSKIHWANAADVMGDRKKELLLGWQSEGSAESMLEIFYWKNDKLTKLKELMYNEIEAVRFEDADKTRLAVWKRDMADAYSIDLLTWKGNSVVADKDYYPSYYQAVIAYYQLRIAEVPDAAYYWYYLADAHLKANLPEQAIHAIDKGLSLNSVVPTKGYFQTFRMQAEKMMPKVNFVTNITPKYINKYSNLEDELMLKKVKEAASQYRYVMSGGDLPEGKIETVMVNRKEYRYLGKDLDTKAKVVNYLTSSFTTSAIDSFLKKKTIFEFFNKLIQPNADGGSLLNYDLAEVVQKKDKGNEMETDLKVPLGDTNSYEFVHISFQKTENGWRIFSEPGTF; translated from the coding sequence ATGAGAGGGAAGAATCTTAAAGTGGCTGTGATGTTAGTGGTGAGTTTAGTATTACTTAGCAGCTGCAATTTATTTCCTGCTCCAGAGAGTTTAATTAAAGCTCCCAAACAAGTGAAGGGAATGAATCAAGGACAAGACTTATTTTCAATAGCGCAAAGAAATTTACCAAAGGGTTCAAAACTCACAGTCCCCGAAGGCCCTGTTGGAATGGACCCTGTCATTAGTATTGACCTTGATGGTGATACAAAAGATGAAGCACTTGTTTTTTACCAGTCAACAAATATTGATAATCAAGTGGGAGCATTTGTTTTGAAGAAAGATGCAAAAGGCTGGGGGAAAATATTTATTATTAAAGGGTCCGGCAGTAAGATTCATTGGGCTAACGCTGCAGATGTTATGGGTGATAGGAAAAAGGAATTGCTTCTGGGGTGGCAGTCAGAAGGTTCAGCAGAAAGTATGCTTGAAATCTTTTATTGGAAGAACGATAAACTGACAAAACTCAAAGAATTAATGTATAACGAAATTGAAGCTGTTCGTTTTGAAGATGCAGATAAAACTAGACTTGCCGTTTGGAAACGTGATATGGCAGATGCTTATAGTATTGATTTGTTAACTTGGAAAGGCAACTCGGTTGTAGCCGATAAGGATTATTATCCATCTTATTATCAAGCAGTCATTGCCTATTATCAGCTAAGAATCGCTGAGGTACCTGATGCAGCCTATTATTGGTATTATTTAGCAGATGCCCATTTGAAAGCCAATCTTCCTGAACAAGCTATTCATGCTATAGATAAGGGTTTGAGTTTAAATTCCGTTGTACCCACAAAAGGTTACTTTCAAACTTTTAGAATGCAAGCGGAAAAAATGATGCCAAAGGTAAATTTTGTGACGAATATTACTCCTAAGTATATTAATAAGTATAGCAATTTAGAGGATGAATTGATGTTAAAAAAAGTCAAGGAAGCAGCCAGTCAATATAGGTATGTGATGAGTGGCGGGGATTTACCTGAGGGAAAGATAGAAACCGTGATGGTTAATCGTAAGGAATATCGATATCTCGGAAAAGATTTGGATACAAAAGCAAAAGTAGTAAACTATTTAACTAGTTCCTTTACAACAAGTGCAATTGATTCGTTTTTGAAAAAGAAAACAATATTTGAGTTTTTTAATAAGCTGATCCAGCCTAATGCAGACGGGGGATCACTCTTAAATTATGATTTAGCTGAAGTGGTTCAGAAGAAGGATAAAGGAAATGAAATGGAAACTGACCTTAAAGTCCCTCTTGGAGATACAAATTCATATGAATTTGTACATATAAGCTTTCAAAAGACTGAAAATGGCTGGAGGATTTTCTCAGAACCAGGAACATTTTAA
- a CDS encoding phage holin: MINWKVRFRNRSWVLAFVAQLMIVLQMLIGGLNALGMIDFQLSDAIQQNILTLVNAVFILLSMMGIIQDPTTKGMSDSERAKTYKEPN, encoded by the coding sequence ATGATTAACTGGAAGGTCCGCTTTAGAAACAGAAGCTGGGTTTTAGCCTTTGTTGCACAACTTATGATTGTATTGCAAATGCTCATAGGAGGATTAAATGCATTAGGAATGATCGATTTTCAACTATCAGATGCAATCCAGCAAAACATTTTAACTTTGGTTAATGCAGTATTCATTTTACTTTCGATGATGGGAATTATACAAGATCCAACAACTAAGGGCATGAGCGACAGTGAACGGGCAAAAACATATAAGGAACCAAACTAA
- a CDS encoding ATP-binding protein: MRDIITIPLNNEESLIIASDNSGGIGMKEHDLVRVSYETVAYYSFRVAAMECIAAGGELVSVVLHNFCGDASWSKLVNGIQKGLDELNLKDIPITGSTESNFNLEQSAVGLVVIGKKSLDKKTDKIFSKNLKLAVIGMPLVGNEVIDLAHEVVPLSTFQEVSKLEDILIWPIGSKGILTELNQMFPTKEFSKEMICTELDIVKSSGPATCFIIAFEQCQEEDIIRLTAKYFHSIDVK; this comes from the coding sequence ATGAGAGATATTATCACAATCCCGTTAAATAATGAAGAATCACTTATCATCGCAAGTGATAATAGCGGTGGTATTGGGATGAAAGAACATGATCTTGTTCGTGTCTCCTACGAAACAGTTGCCTATTATTCATTTAGAGTCGCTGCAATGGAATGTATCGCTGCAGGCGGAGAGTTGGTTTCAGTTGTGCTGCATAACTTTTGTGGGGATGCCTCATGGAGTAAGCTTGTAAATGGAATTCAAAAAGGATTGGATGAACTAAACCTAAAGGATATACCAATTACAGGGAGCACGGAGAGTAATTTTAATTTAGAACAATCGGCTGTTGGGTTAGTCGTTATCGGAAAAAAGTCTTTAGATAAAAAGACTGATAAGATATTTTCAAAAAATCTCAAACTCGCCGTCATCGGTATGCCGTTAGTTGGAAACGAAGTGATAGACCTTGCACACGAGGTTGTACCTTTATCGACTTTTCAAGAAGTATCTAAACTTGAAGATATATTGATTTGGCCCATTGGCTCAAAAGGAATCTTAACGGAACTTAATCAAATGTTTCCCACTAAAGAATTTTCGAAAGAAATGATTTGTACGGAGTTAGATATTGTAAAATCATCAGGTCCTGCAACCTGCTTTATTATTGCATTTGAACAGTGCCAAGAAGAGGATATAATAAGATTGACAGCTAAGTATTTTCACTCAATTGATGTTAAATAA